AACAAAAAATCAAAAAAATAAACATATTTTTTCAATATTACTGAACTCATTCATCTGAATGAGTTTTTTTATTTTTACTTTTGCAGAAAGACAATACCTATTATGCCGCTTCAGATAATCAATTTGACCAAGAAATTTGGCGAACAGACCGCACTTGACCAGATCAACATTTCTATTGATAAAAATGAAATCATCGGACTTCTCGGACCCAATGGTGCGGGAAAATCTACCCTGATGAAATCCATTGTCGGTGCTTTGAAAATTGATCAGGGTGAAATTATCTTTAACGGAATGAATATTGCTGAAAATGAAATTGCCTGTAAAAGAAAAATAGGTTTTCTTCCCGAGAACAACCCGTTGTACCTGGAAATGTACATCAAAGAATATCTTCAGTTTGTGGCCAATATTCATAAAATTCCGGCCTCCAGAGTAGATGAAGTGATCGAGCTGGTAGGCATTACTCCTGAAAAATCAAAAAAGATAGGGCAACTGTCTAAAGGATATAAACAAAGAGTCGGGCTTGCCCAGGCTATTATCCATCAGCCGGATTTACTGATTCTGGACGAACCTACCAATGGTCTTGATCCTAATCAGATTATTGAGATCCGGAATGTTGTGAAAGAAATCGGGCAGCAGAAAACTGTTCTTCTCTCTACCCACATCATGCAGGAGGTAGAAGCATTATGTTCGCGGGTTATTCTGATTCATAAAGGGGTAATTCTTCAGGACTGCCCTATTGATGAGTTCAAAGGCAGATTCAACAGCCTGGAAGAAGCTTTTGCAAGCTATACGGCTGTTTCATAATTATCATGGAATTTTCTGTTACCAACGGACAGGGAATTATCAGACTTGTGTTTGATGGTTTTGCCAGCTGCCTGAGCATACGGCGTCCTGTTGCTGTCAACTGGCCTGATTGCAGAGGCAGTGTGGGTGAATACTATGCTGTATCTGAACTTTCAAAAGAAGAACAGATCAGTATGGCCGATCAGCTTAACCGGGCTCTCATGGATAGTACAGAAGAAGAAATAATGACCGGCATTCAGGATTTCCTGCAACTTTTTGAAAATGGGACCTATCAAGTATATCTGGGAAATATGCCGTTTGACAATACGGATTTCCACACCTATAGATCTTTACCTGCTGATAAGGTGCAATCTAATAGTGGTTTTTTTTCAGGCTGGTTTTATCCTATTAAGGATTTCGATCATATTCTTACTCTGGAAAGCAGCAGTATTGATGAAGCAAGAGTTGTCTATTATATGGACCTTATCCGGAAAGGAGCGTGCCCCAAAGCAGTGGTATTCTGCCATCTTTACTATTCAGACCCTGAAATGAGCACTTCCTTTATTCTGGACGGCCATCATAAAATAGAAGCCTATATCCGCCTGAAAATGGATATTCCTGCCATTTTCATCCACAAAGAGAACGAAGGTTATGAAACAGTCCGGGATCTGATGCACGATGCCCGTCTTCTACTCAATGATAATGAATTTGAACACCTGTTTCAGAATGATGACGAAAATATTCCTGAAATTAAATTTACAGATGATGAAATGCTGACTGCTGAACTGGACAGAATTCTCAGGTCATCCGAAAGAATCGACACGGGAATTATCAATATTCTGATCAGGCATCATAAGTCGGGATCTCCGGAAGATAAAACATGGCTGGATAAGCGTTTTGAAGCATTGAGGACTAATATCAATATAAATCTTTTCAATGATAATAAAAACCTTCTGACCTTTTCCCGGCAGTATGTAGAAAAATACAGAAGCTACGGATGGTTTTCAAAAACTATTAAACATCATTACGAGCTGGACAGCTGGATCCGGGAAACCATTTTAATATAAAATGGCTTTATTTTTGATGGGCAATTAATCTCAACAATAACCAATACAAAATGACCAAAAAAATTGTACTAGGAATTTTCTGCGTTGCCCAGTTTTCCTTCATGAACGCTAAAAATCTTGCAGACGGAGCATTAACGCTTAGTCATACAGCTTCTCACAGCTTTTTCCAGCAGGTTCCCAAAACAGTAATCATCAAGACCAAAAAGTTTAAGATCCGAATTGATAAACAGCCCAATGGCAAATATCTGTACCAATCATGGG
This region of Chryseobacterium vaccae genomic DNA includes:
- a CDS encoding ABC transporter ATP-binding protein; translation: MPLQIINLTKKFGEQTALDQINISIDKNEIIGLLGPNGAGKSTLMKSIVGALKIDQGEIIFNGMNIAENEIACKRKIGFLPENNPLYLEMYIKEYLQFVANIHKIPASRVDEVIELVGITPEKSKKIGQLSKGYKQRVGLAQAIIHQPDLLILDEPTNGLDPNQIIEIRNVVKEIGQQKTVLLSTHIMQEVEALCSRVILIHKGVILQDCPIDEFKGRFNSLEEAFASYTAVS